The following coding sequences lie in one Mesorhizobium sp. NZP2298 genomic window:
- a CDS encoding YggS family pyridoxal phosphate-dependent enzyme, translating to MGDTVQQFFAVKAKIAAAEREAARQAGAVTLVAVSKTFDAADIQPVIEAGQRVFGENRVQEAQGKWPDLKLAFPDIELHLIGPLQSNKAKEAVALFDVIETVDREKIAAELAKEMARQGRAPKLYVQVNTGSEPQKAGIEPRDTVAFVTRCRDVHGLAIEGLMCIPPADENPGPHFALLEKLGREAGVAKLSMGMSGDYETAIAFGATSVRVGSAIFGSR from the coding sequence ATGGGTGACACCGTTCAGCAGTTTTTCGCGGTCAAGGCGAAGATCGCCGCCGCCGAGCGGGAGGCCGCTCGCCAGGCCGGTGCCGTGACGCTCGTCGCGGTTTCCAAGACGTTTGACGCCGCCGACATCCAGCCGGTGATCGAGGCCGGCCAGCGCGTCTTCGGCGAGAATCGCGTCCAGGAAGCGCAAGGCAAATGGCCGGATCTGAAGCTGGCATTCCCGGACATCGAACTGCACCTGATCGGTCCGCTGCAATCGAACAAGGCGAAAGAAGCGGTGGCGCTGTTCGACGTCATCGAAACGGTCGACCGCGAGAAGATCGCCGCCGAACTCGCCAAGGAGATGGCCCGGCAAGGCCGCGCGCCGAAACTCTATGTCCAGGTCAACACCGGCTCCGAGCCGCAGAAGGCCGGCATCGAACCGCGCGATACCGTGGCCTTCGTAACCCGCTGCCGCGATGTCCACGGCCTCGCCATCGAAGGCCTGATGTGCATCCCGCCGGCCGACGAGAACCCAGGCCCCCACTTTGCGTTGCTGGAAAAGCTTGGACGTGAGGCCGGCGTCGCCAAACTGTCGATGGGCATGTCCGGCGATTATGAGACGGCGATCGCCTTCGGCGCCACCAGCGTCCGCGTCGGTTCGGCGATCTTCGGCAGCCGGTAG
- a CDS encoding aldo/keto reductase translates to MRYNQLGNTGMFVSELCLGTMTFGAPGQNAQWGLIASLDQKGVNEIVGRSIAAGVNFFDTADVYSFGESERLLGQSLRDLGIARSSVVIATKVHGTMGNGPNDRGSSRGHIMDSVDASLERLQLDHIDLYQLHGTDAVTPIDETLRALDDLVASGKVRYVGVSNWQAWRIAKALGIADRKGFARFETIQSYYSIAGRDLEREIVPLINEEKLGLMVWSPMAGGLLSGKYGPGAPGNGEGRRASFNFPPVNEDRAWAAVGVMREIAKKHDVSVATVALGYVLAKPFVMSVIIGASRMDQLEQNLAAAEVKLDADDLAKLDEVSALPSEYPGWMLERQGAGRRPAPFVPKA, encoded by the coding sequence ATGCGTTACAACCAGCTTGGGAATACGGGGATGTTCGTCTCCGAACTCTGTCTCGGCACCATGACCTTCGGCGCCCCCGGCCAGAATGCCCAATGGGGCCTGATCGCCAGCCTCGACCAGAAGGGCGTCAACGAGATCGTCGGCCGCTCGATCGCCGCCGGCGTCAACTTCTTCGACACGGCCGACGTCTATTCCTTCGGTGAATCCGAGCGCCTGCTTGGCCAGTCCCTGCGGGACCTCGGCATTGCCCGGTCGAGCGTGGTGATCGCCACCAAGGTCCATGGCACCATGGGCAACGGACCGAACGATCGCGGCTCCTCGCGGGGTCACATCATGGATTCGGTCGATGCCAGCCTCGAACGGTTGCAGCTCGACCATATCGATCTCTATCAGCTGCACGGTACCGACGCGGTGACGCCGATCGACGAAACGCTGCGGGCGCTCGACGATCTCGTTGCCAGCGGCAAGGTCCGGTATGTCGGCGTTTCCAACTGGCAGGCCTGGCGCATCGCCAAGGCGCTTGGCATCGCCGACCGCAAGGGTTTTGCTCGTTTCGAAACCATACAGTCCTATTATTCCATCGCCGGTCGCGACCTCGAGCGCGAGATCGTGCCGCTCATCAATGAGGAGAAGCTCGGCTTGATGGTGTGGTCGCCTATGGCCGGCGGCCTGCTGTCGGGCAAATACGGCCCCGGTGCGCCCGGCAATGGCGAGGGCCGCCGTGCGTCCTTCAACTTCCCGCCGGTCAACGAGGATCGTGCCTGGGCAGCCGTCGGCGTCATGCGCGAGATCGCCAAGAAACACGATGTCAGCGTTGCCACGGTGGCGCTCGGCTATGTCCTGGCCAAGCCTTTCGTGATGAGCGTCATCATCGGCGCCAGCCGTATGGACCAGCTCGAACAGAACCTTGCCGCGGCTGAAGTGAAACTCGACGCGGACGACCTCGCCAAGCTCGATGAAGTCAGCGCGCTGCCGTCCGAATATCCCGGCTGGATGCTGGAGCGGCAAGGCGCCGGCCGGCGCCCGGCGCCGTTCGTGCCCAAAGCATAA
- the leuS gene encoding leucine--tRNA ligase: MATERYNPRASEPKWQKAWATKKLFEAHNDDPKPKYYVLEMFPYPSGRIHIGHTRNYTMGDVVARYKRAKGFNVLHPMGWDAFGMPAENAAMQNKVHPKEWTYQNIATMREQLKVMGLSLDWAREFATCDVDYYHRQQMLFLDFVEKGLVTRKSSKVNWDPEDMTVLANEQVIDGRGWRSGALVEQRELTQWFFKITDFAQDLLDSLDGLDEWPEKVKLMQQNWIGRSEGLLIRWPLASDIAGEHELEVYTTRPDTIFGASFMAIAADHPLAKKAAETNPALAKFIEEVRHMGTSVAALETAEKKGFDTGIRVVHPFDDSWTLPVYVANFVLMEYGTGAIFGCPAHDQRDLDFANKYGLTVVPVVMPEGENQATFQIIDVAYGDDGAMINSRFLDGMKPTQAFDEVAKLLEQKTIGNRPMAERKVNFRLRDWGISRQRYWGCPIPMIHCEDCGVVQVPKADLPVKLPDDVDFDRPGNPLDRHPTWRHVKCPQCGKDARRETDTMDTFVDSSWYFARFTAPWAHEPTDPKAANEWLPVDQYIGGIEHAILHLLYSRFFTRAMRETGHVDLAEPFKGLFTQGMVVHETYRVGSASNGRWLAPTEVRLEEVDGKRRAIDIATGEAATIGPLEKMSKSKKNTVSPEDITDGYGADTARWFMLSDSPPERDVEWTDDGAAGAHRFMQRIWRLVSTAAETLAGVKPAAAGAGEAGTVSKATHKILKAVGEDIEKLAFNRAIARIYELANVLTTPLNEVAEGKADPALQGACRQAVEILVHLIAPVMPHLAEECWETLGGTELVAERPWPVFDPALVVDNEVTYPVQVNGKKRGDLTIARDADQGAVEKAVLALDFVQKALEGKAPRKVIIVPQRIVNVVA, translated from the coding sequence ATGGCAACCGAACGATACAATCCGCGCGCGTCAGAGCCCAAATGGCAGAAGGCCTGGGCCACCAAGAAGCTTTTCGAAGCGCATAATGACGACCCGAAGCCCAAATACTACGTGCTGGAAATGTTCCCCTATCCGTCGGGGCGCATCCATATCGGCCACACCCGCAACTACACGATGGGTGACGTGGTGGCGCGCTACAAGCGGGCCAAGGGGTTCAACGTGCTGCATCCGATGGGCTGGGACGCCTTCGGCATGCCGGCCGAGAACGCGGCGATGCAGAACAAGGTCCATCCCAAGGAATGGACCTACCAGAACATCGCCACAATGCGCGAGCAGCTCAAGGTCATGGGCCTGTCGCTGGACTGGGCACGCGAATTCGCCACCTGCGACGTCGACTACTATCACCGCCAGCAGATGCTGTTCCTGGATTTCGTCGAGAAAGGACTGGTGACGCGCAAATCCTCCAAGGTCAATTGGGACCCGGAGGACATGACCGTGCTCGCCAACGAGCAGGTCATCGACGGACGCGGCTGGCGCTCCGGCGCGCTGGTCGAACAGCGCGAGCTGACGCAGTGGTTCTTCAAGATCACCGATTTCGCGCAGGACCTGCTGGATTCGCTCGACGGGCTCGACGAATGGCCCGAAAAAGTGAAGCTGATGCAGCAGAACTGGATCGGTCGTTCGGAAGGCTTGCTGATCCGCTGGCCGCTCGCCTCGGACATCGCCGGCGAGCATGAGCTGGAAGTCTACACGACGCGGCCCGACACTATTTTCGGCGCCTCCTTCATGGCCATCGCCGCCGATCACCCGCTGGCCAAGAAAGCCGCCGAGACCAATCCGGCACTGGCGAAGTTCATCGAGGAGGTCCGCCATATGGGCACTTCGGTGGCGGCGCTGGAGACGGCGGAGAAGAAGGGGTTCGACACCGGCATCCGCGTCGTCCATCCCTTCGACGACAGCTGGACACTGCCCGTCTACGTGGCCAATTTCGTTTTGATGGAATACGGCACCGGCGCCATCTTCGGCTGCCCGGCGCATGATCAGCGCGATCTCGATTTCGCCAACAAATACGGCCTGACGGTGGTGCCGGTAGTGATGCCGGAAGGCGAGAATCAGGCGACCTTCCAGATCATCGACGTGGCCTATGGCGATGACGGCGCGATGATCAATTCGCGCTTCCTCGACGGGATGAAGCCGACCCAGGCTTTTGACGAAGTGGCCAAGCTCCTGGAACAGAAGACGATCGGCAACCGGCCGATGGCCGAGCGCAAGGTCAATTTCCGCCTGCGCGACTGGGGCATTTCGCGCCAGCGCTACTGGGGCTGCCCGATCCCGATGATCCATTGCGAGGATTGCGGCGTGGTGCAGGTTCCCAAGGCCGACCTGCCGGTCAAGCTGCCCGACGACGTCGATTTCGACCGGCCAGGCAATCCGCTCGACCGGCATCCGACCTGGCGGCACGTGAAGTGCCCGCAATGCGGCAAGGACGCGCGGCGCGAGACCGACACGATGGATACGTTCGTCGATTCGTCCTGGTATTTCGCCCGGTTCACCGCGCCCTGGGCGCATGAGCCGACCGATCCCAAGGCGGCGAATGAATGGCTGCCGGTCGACCAGTATATTGGCGGCATCGAGCACGCGATCCTGCACCTGCTCTATTCGCGCTTCTTCACCCGCGCCATGCGCGAGACCGGCCATGTCGATCTGGCCGAGCCGTTCAAGGGCCTGTTCACGCAAGGCATGGTGGTGCACGAGACCTACCGAGTCGGTTCGGCATCGAATGGCCGCTGGCTGGCACCGACCGAGGTGCGGCTGGAGGAAGTCGACGGCAAGCGCCGCGCCATCGACATCGCCACCGGCGAGGCTGCCACCATTGGCCCGCTGGAGAAGATGTCGAAGTCGAAGAAGAACACGGTCAGCCCGGAAGACATCACTGACGGCTACGGCGCCGACACGGCGCGCTGGTTCATGCTGTCGGATTCCCCGCCCGAGCGCGACGTCGAATGGACCGACGATGGCGCCGCGGGCGCGCATCGCTTCATGCAGCGCATCTGGCGCCTGGTGTCGACAGCGGCCGAGACGCTGGCGGGCGTCAAGCCTGCCGCGGCTGGCGCCGGTGAGGCGGGAACGGTCTCTAAAGCCACGCACAAGATCCTCAAGGCAGTCGGCGAGGACATCGAGAAACTCGCCTTCAACCGCGCCATCGCCCGCATCTATGAACTGGCCAACGTGCTGACCACACCACTCAACGAGGTGGCCGAAGGCAAGGCCGATCCGGCGCTGCAAGGCGCCTGCCGCCAGGCCGTGGAGATCCTGGTGCATCTGATCGCGCCGGTGATGCCGCATCTGGCCGAAGAGTGCTGGGAGACGCTCGGCGGCACCGAATTGGTCGCCGAACGGCCGTGGCCGGTCTTCGATCCGGCGCTGGTCGTCGACAACGAAGTCACCTATCCGGTGCAGGTCAACGGCAAGAAGCGGGGGGATTTGACAATTGCCCGCGACGCGGACCAAGGTGCGGTCGAAAAAGCGGTA